AGAGATGAACCGGATTCATCACCTTCCTGAAATCATATCGCTGGACTCAGTAGGTCCCGGCGCCCATCCTTCGCCGGCCTTGGCATCCCTTGCCCTTGCTTCCGATTCACTGGAGAGACCATGTCAACTGCTAGACCTTCCATGATGGCGTCCACTGCCGCTGGCTATGCGGCGGCTACAGCTGGCTTGCCGGCGAACGGCGATGTCGCCGAGCTGCTGCAGCTTTCCGAGGAGTCCAATGCGGCCCTGCTGCGCGGCGATGCCGATCGCTATTTCGCGCTGGCGCCGTTGGCGGATGACTTCACCCTGATGTCGCCTTTCGGCGGCAAGCCATCACGCGCCAAGCAGGTTGCTGAGGCGCGGCAATCGCTGCGGCAGTTCTTCAAGGACGGGACCCTGTCGGTGGAGCTGGTCCAGGCGTACAGCGCGAAGGACCTGGTGGTGCTCGCGCTGATCGAATGGGTGCGCTGCGCTGTCGGCGGACTGCCCGCGCAAGACTGGCAACTGCGCGTCACGCTGGTGTACCGGCGCGAGCACTTTGCATGGCGGCTGGCGCACCGCCACGCCGACGCGCTCGGGCCCGGCATCACCCTGGAGCACGCGGCCGCAATCGCCCGGGGCGAGTACGCCTGACAAGAAGCCGGTGGCGCGGTGCGGGGCCTGCTTGCAACTCCCAACGGACGCGGGCCGGGCGCTACTCCGGCGAACGGTTGTTAGGCCGCCCTTATCCGCGGTGCGCACGCAGGTCCTTGAGCCCTGCGCTTGTTCGGAGTGGCTTGCGCCGCCGTCGGCTTCGGTGCGTGTCTGGCTTTCCACGCCGCCGCGTCCGAAGCCCATTGTGCGACCGCCCGGGCCGGAAGCAGACCCCTG
Above is a window of Ramlibacter tataouinensis DNA encoding:
- a CDS encoding YybH family protein; this translates as MSTARPSMMASTAAGYAAATAGLPANGDVAELLQLSEESNAALLRGDADRYFALAPLADDFTLMSPFGGKPSRAKQVAEARQSLRQFFKDGTLSVELVQAYSAKDLVVLALIEWVRCAVGGLPAQDWQLRVTLVYRREHFAWRLAHRHADALGPGITLEHAAAIARGEYA